The Mycolicibacterium insubricum DNA segment GGCACCGGTGACTGGAACGTGCCGATCGGCGGGATGGGCGCGGTGACGACGGCGCTGGCCCGCGCCGCGGCCGGCGTCGGCGCCGAACTGGTCACCGGCGCCGAGGTGACCGGGATCGATCCCGACGGCGCGGTCTACTACCGACTCGGCGACGACGAGCAGCGGGTCCGCGGCGACCGGGTGCTGGTCGGCTGCGCACCGGCCGAGTTGGCCCGGCTGCTGGGCGAGCCCGCGGCGCCCACCGCACCCGGTGCGCAGGTCAAGGTGAACCTGCTGCTGCGCCGGTTGCCGCGGCTGCGCGATGCCACCGTCACCGGTGAGCAGGCGTTCGGCGGCACCTTCCACATCAACGAGACGCTGACCCAGCTGACCGCTGCGCACGAGCGGGCGACCGCCGGTGCGATCCCCGACCCGCTGCCGTGCGAGATCTACTGCCATTCGCTGACCGACCCGTCGATCCTGGGGCCGGCGCTGCGGGCATCGGGTGCGGCGACGCTGACGGTGTTCGGGCTGCACACCCCGCACGGGCTGCTGACCGGCCGCGATCCGGACGCGCGCCGCGACGAGCTCACCGCCGCGGTGCTGGCATCACTGAATTCGGTTCTGGCCGAACCGATTCAGGATCTGGCCTACCGCGACGCCAACGGCCGGGCGTGCATCGAGACCAAGACCACCGCCGACCTCGACGATGCGCTGCGGATGACCGCGGGCAACATCTTCCACGACGCGCTGTCCTGGCCGTTCCTCGATGACGACGCGCCCCGCGACACCCCGGCGCACCGCTGGGGGGTGGCCACCGCACACGAGCGCATCCTGCTGTGCGGGTCGGGGGCCCGCCGGGGTGGGGCGGTGTCGGGCCTCGGCGGCCACAATGCCGCCATGGCGGCGCTGGACCGGTAAGGATCCGTCAACGGGACTAGCGGGATTGAATGCGCCAGACTCCTCATCGCGGCTCGTTCCTCGCCGCTAGATCGTCGTCTAGCGGGATTGAATGCGCCAGACTCCTCATCGCGGCTCGTTCCTCGCCGCTAGATCGTCGTCTAGCGGGATTCCAGGCCCTGGTAGTCGCGCTCGGTGTAGCCGGTGTAGATCTGGCGTGGACGGCCGATCTTGGTGGACTCGCCGTTCATCTCCCGCCAGTGCGCGATCCAGCCGGGCAGCCGGCCGAGGGCGAACAGTACGGTGAACATCCGGGTCGGGAAGCCCATGGCCCGGTAGATGACGCCGGTGTAGTAGTCGACATTCGGGTACAGCTTGCGCTCGATGAAGAAGTCGTCGGTCAGCGCGATCTCTTCCAGCGCCTTGGCGATGTCGAGCAGTTCGTCGTCGCCGCCGAGCTTCTCCAGCAGCCGGTCGGCCTGCTGCTTGACGATCCGGGCCCGCGGGTCGTAGTTCTTGTACACGCGGTGCCCGAAGCCCATCAGCTTCACACCGTCCTCGCGGTTCTTGACCTTGCGGACGAATTCCTTGACGTCGCCACCGTCGCGGCGGATGCGCTCCAGCATTTCCAGCACGGCCTGGTTGGCGCCGCCGTGCAGTGGACCCCACAGCGCGTTGATGCCGCCGGAGATCGAGGTGAACAGGTTGGCCTGCGAGGAGCCGACCAGCCGCACCGTCGACGTCGAACAGTTCTGCTCGTGGTCGGCGTGCAGGATGAACAGCATGTCCAGAGCGCGGACGATGTCGGGGTCGACGACGTAGGGCTCGGCGGGGAACCCGAACGTCATCCGC contains these protein-coding regions:
- a CDS encoding phytoene desaturase family protein — protein: MAVTLTGRTDRVRPTRTDVDVVIVGGGHNGLVAAGYLARAGRRVRLLERLDVLGGAAVSARVFPGVDANLSRYSYLVSLLPQQIIDDLGADVRLAHRRYSSYTPDPATGGRTGLLIGPSSNFAAIGAAGDEAGFADFYRRIAVLARRIWPTMTEPLRRRADLRELVCTDAESARTWAELIESPIAAAITHAVGNDLVRGVMATDALIGTFAALDDPGLAQNVCFLYHLIGGGTGDWNVPIGGMGAVTTALARAAAGVGAELVTGAEVTGIDPDGAVYYRLGDDEQRVRGDRVLVGCAPAELARLLGEPAAPTAPGAQVKVNLLLRRLPRLRDATVTGEQAFGGTFHINETLTQLTAAHERATAGAIPDPLPCEIYCHSLTDPSILGPALRASGAATLTVFGLHTPHGLLTGRDPDARRDELTAAVLASLNSVLAEPIQDLAYRDANGRACIETKTTADLDDALRMTAGNIFHDALSWPFLDDDAPRDTPAHRWGVATAHERILLCGSGARRGGAVSGLGGHNAAMAALDR
- a CDS encoding citrate synthase, whose product is MADESTADTANLRYPDGDIDLQIVRATEGSDGIALGSLLAKTGYTTFDPGFMNTAPTKSAITYIDGDAGILRYRGYPIEQLAERSTFIEVSYLLIYGELPTAEQLAEFTNQIQRHTMLHEDLKRFFDGFPRNAHPMPVLSSAVNALSAYYQDSLDPMDTRQVELSTIRLLAKMPTIAAYAYKKSEGQPFLYPDNSLSLVENFLRMTFGFPAEPYVVDPDIVRALDMLFILHADHEQNCSTSTVRLVGSSQANLFTSISGGINALWGPLHGGANQAVLEMLERIRRDGGDVKEFVRKVKNREDGVKLMGFGHRVYKNYDPRARIVKQQADRLLEKLGGDDELLDIAKALEEIALTDDFFIERKLYPNVDYYTGVIYRAMGFPTRMFTVLFALGRLPGWIAHWREMNGESTKIGRPRQIYTGYTERDYQGLESR